Proteins co-encoded in one Symmachiella macrocystis genomic window:
- a CDS encoding transposase — MQHGNVFTIRCVNNSFCITAGEKHLPTAAVIDSRTVKTSDVRGFSAGKKIPGGKRHIVVDTEGMVLAVVVQATDDQHGGW; from the coding sequence ATGCAACATGGGAACGTATTCACGATACGTTGCGTAAACAATTCATTCTGCATAACTGCCGGTGAAAAGCACTTACCGACGGCTGCGGTCATCGATAGTCGAACGGTCAAGACGAGCGATGTCCGCGGTTTTTCTGCGGGGAAAAAGATTCCCGGCGGTAAACGACATATTGTGGTCGACACAGAAGGGATGGTGCTGGCGGTCGTTGTGCAAGCTACTGATGATCAGCACGGCGGTTGGTAA